One region of Cydia pomonella isolate Wapato2018A chromosome 9, ilCydPomo1, whole genome shotgun sequence genomic DNA includes:
- the LOC133521075 gene encoding uncharacterized protein LOC133521075 translates to MYVAFKWLSALSIAMWLGLCCLDMYLAQYKTSIYLSTAVTPFKIYKYTNESVLKDVKIENLTQNWHLRKKHKHHRIAYLHYVTFLAGAIAVFIYNKKTSLATYCRSKINIPFKLLENQISFKITAEYASVAMLQCWRFLKEKLQYYAYNMKQSQNGQNTNLSLLKRLKDLVRDRKALGQILMAAIEENKNIRRQCQLEIIAKNRLLRYVQDTQNIMKKTKSRYVDFQQLYMTTAKENCFLKTTIKKLQNEKSEAEKNLLELINIVYRSRNNDLKAYCTRFIVHTKKNLLNSDVTAEIHKFLQKSKPLITVIDEKSLLANSDLVTPRVTEVLEDDNNFASFGSSGPKLRGLPGEYVWTAKNKDGIIEKLYEYDCETHSDDGDTIRRIREYSVYHDKDSLLDQTSLAANIPTFPSLSASATRLRLDIKSFSSQGFLTKILLKNIPLQLPSCAETPPLPYTTSTCDS, encoded by the exons atgtatgttGCATTCAAATGGCTGTCGGCATTAAGCATTGCCATGTGGCTGGGACTGTGCTGTCTTGATATGTATTTGGCCCAGTATAAGACTAgcatttatttaa GTACTGCTGTCACCCCTTTCAAGATTTACAAATATACCAATGAGTCTGTTTTGAAAGAtgtaaaaattgaaaatttaacCCAAAACTGGcatctaagaaaaaaacataagCATCATCGGATTGCCTACCTACATTACGTAACGTTTTTGGCTGGCGCCATTGCTGTGTTCATCTACAATAAGAAAACCTCGTTGGCTACATACTGCAGAAGTAAGATTAATATACCATTTAAATTGCTCGAAAACCAAATCAGTTTCAAAATAACCGCCGAATATGCAAGTGTTGCCATGCTCCAATGTTGgagatttttaaaggaaaaattgcaaTACTATGCTTACAATATGAAGCAATCTCAAAATGGACAGAACACTAATTTATCATTACTTAAAAGGTTGAAGGACCTTGTGCGTGATCGTAAAGCTCTAGGCCAGATTCTAATGGCAGCTATTGAAGAGAACAAAAATATCAGGCGACAATGTCAGTTAGAGATCATCGCCAAAAATCGGCTTTTACGTTACGTCCAAGACACACAAAATATTATGAAGAAGACCAAATCACGCTACGTAGATTTTCAGCAACTTTACATGACGACCGCAAAAGAAAATTGTTTCCTAAAAACCACCATCAAAAAACTGCAGAACGAAAAATCTGAAGCAGAGAAAAATCTGTTAGAGTTGATCAATATCGTTTATAGATCGAGAAATAACGATCTAAAGGCCTATTGCACCCGCTTCATTGTGCATACGAAGAAAAACTTACTAAATTCGGACGTCACTGCTGAAATAcacaagtttttgcaaaaatcgAAACCTTTAATAACTGTTATTGACGAAAAATCGCTTCTTGCCAACAGTGATCTTGTAACCCCTCGGGTAACTGAAGTTTTGGAAGATGATAACAATTTCGCAAGTTTTGGTTCCAGTGGACCCAAACTACGTGGACTGCCGGGCGAATACGTCTGGACTGCCAAAAATAAAGACGGCATTATTGAGAAGCTATACGAATACGATTGTGAAACTCATTCAGATGATGGTGACACTATACGAAGGATAAGGGAATATTCTGTATATCATGATAAGGATAGTCTGTTGGATCAGACGAG TTTGGCCGCTAACATCCCAACTTTCCCAAGCTTAAGCGCGAGTGCTACAAGGTTAAGGCTCGATATTAAATCCTTCTCAAGCCAAGGGTTCCTGACAAAAATCCTGCTCAAAAATATTCCTTTACAACTGCCGTCCTGCGCTGAAACACCTCCGTTGCCCTATACTACGAGTACTTGTGATTCGTAG
- the LOC133521074 gene encoding intraflagellar transport protein 70A, with the protein MDYMQIKDGHYTKTIYTMIKEARYEDAIKALNDAINFNPNRAGLSLLGYCYYRTQAFVEAANCYEQLSAMHPDVPEYKLYFAQALYEASMFDEAYKVTMQITAPELERTVIKLQSAIKYGEEDTSAAKSLVDSYIQDDVDKDINLGCLLYKDNQYEEALQKFSRSLSVLGFNAHLHYNVALCYFKLKEYPQALKHITLVIERGIRDHPELAVGMQAETSEVKSVGNTLTLHETALTEVFNLKAAIEYQLKNVEAAREALNDMPPRQEHELDAVTLHNVALTSIDIKPTDGFEKLHFLLQQDPFPPETFANLLLLYCKFEYYDLAADVLAENAQFTYKYLTPYLYDFLDAIITSQTSPEEAFQKYEDIASKHAEQLRKLTKVVQESRSQGDNDQVKKAVVEYEEALERYIPVVMAQAKIYWDMENYGQVEKIFRKSVEFCNESDVWRLNVAHVLFMQENKYKEAASFYEPIVKKQYDNILDISAVVLANLCVSYIMTSQNEEAEDIMRKIEKEEEQQIFEDPHKKFYHLCIVNLVIGTLYCAKGNYEFGISRVIKSLEPFNKRLGTDTWFYAKRCFLSFLENLSKHLIVVKDNTIKDCLQFLEGCETYGRRVSTVIENPFQEEDANTKAKQTVTYEARLLRYMFNKLKNIDDSVTINKYEDLK; encoded by the exons atggatTACATGCAAATCAAAGACGGGCATTATACTAAAACAATATATACCATG ATAAAGGAAGCAAGGTACGAGGACGCCATAAAAGCACTCAACGATGCTATCAATTTTAACCCAAACAGGGCTGGCCTGTCCTTACTCGGTTACTGTTACTACAGGACTCAAGCGTTTGTCGAAGCAGCGAACTGCTACGAACAACTGTCCGCCATGCATCCCGACGTGCCGGAGTACAAGCTCTACTTTGCACAGGCGTTGTATGAGGCGTCAATGTTCGATGAAGCTTATAAAGTCACCATGCAAATCACCGCTCCAGAGTTAGAGCGAACGGTTATCAAACTACAATCAGCAATAAAATATGGAGAAGAAGATACCAGTGCTGCAAAAAGTCTGGTTGACTCTTATATTCAAGATGACGTGGACAAAGACATTAATCTCGGATGCCTATTGTACAAAGATAACCAATACGAAGAAGCACTACAAAAGTTTTCACGTAGTCTAAGTGTACTCGGTTTTAACGCACATCTTCATTACAATGTAGCACTTTGCTATTTTAAACTGAAAGAATATCCTCAAGCATTGAAACATATTACCCTCGTTATTGAGAGAGGTATTCGTGATCACCCTGAGTTAGCCGTCGGCATGCAAGCCGAGACTTCCGAGGTCAAGTCTGTAGGAAACACACTAACTCTTCATGAGACAGCACTAACTGAGGTGTTTAATCTTAAAGCGGCTATCGAGTACcaattgaaaaatgttgaagCCGCGAGAGAGGCTCTCAACGATATGCCTCCCAGACAAGAACATGAATTAGATGCCGTTACTCTCCACAACGTTGCCCTGACTTCTATTGACATTAAACCTACTGACGGTTTCGAGAAGCTGCATTTTCTTTTGCAACAAGACCCATTCCCTCCAGAAACTTTCGCAAATTTATTACTCCTTTATTGTAAATTCGAGTATTATGATCTGGCTGCTGACGTCTTAGCTGAAAACGCGCAGTtcacatacaaatatttaacgcCCTACTTATACGATTTCTTAGATGCAATTATAACAAGCCAAACATCACCTGAGGAAGCATTTCAGAAATACGAAGATATTGCATCCAAACACGCCGAACAACTGAGGAAGCTAACTAAAGTTGTTCAAGAAAGCAGGTCACAAGGTGATAATGATCAGGTCAAGAAGGCTGTTGTGGAGTATGAAGAAGCCTTGGAAAGATACATTCCAGTTGTGATGGCTCAAGCAAAAATTTACTGGGACATGGAAAACTACGGGCAAGTTGAGAAAATTTTTCGGAAATCTGTTGAATTTTGCAACGAGTCAGATGTGTGGCGCTTAAATGTAGCCCACGTTCTCTTCATGCAGGAGAACAAGTACAAAGAAGCCGCTAGCTTCTACGAGCCTATCGTCAAGAAACAATACGACAACATTCTGGATATTAGTGCCGTTGTTTTAGCAAATTTGTGCGTTTCTTATATCATGACATCCCAAAACGAGGAAGCTGAAGATATaatgcgaaaaatagaaaaggaGGAAGAACAGCAAATATTCGAAGACCCACATAAAAAGTTCTATCATTTATGCATCGTCAACTTGGTCATCGGAACTTTGTATTGCGCTAAAGGGAACTATGAGTTTGGGATCTCCAGAGTGATCAAATCGCTGGAGCCATTCAACAAACGTCTCGGGACGGATACTTGGTTTTACGCAAAGCGCTGCTTCCTGTCTTTTCTAGAAAATCTCTCTAAGCACTTGATTGTGGTTAAGGATAATACCATCAAAGATTGTCTCCAGTTTCTTGAGGGTTGTGAGACTTATGGTCGACGAGTAAGTACTGTTATTGAGAATCCTTTTCAGGAAGAAGATGCAAATACAAAAGCCAAGCAGACAGTGACCTACGAAGCCCGTTTATTGCGATACATGTTcaataagttaaaaaatatcGATGACTCTGTAACTATTAATAAGTATGAAGATTTAAAGTAA
- the LOC133521078 gene encoding COA8 family protein CG14806, mitochondrial, whose translation MLSCRIYRNNSCLLLISRNTSTTNDAKSMQTPNPTKINSDMVGPPDPVSNLRKVIYKQPANESELEKRYRELRMEVQKWNHNFWTQHNSRFFQERENYLKKNLPEGKQNLTADEMSVFYKAFLDKNWKTHISYNIEWYKKNVTLLSLAIQVKLRRLFRLKSNK comes from the exons ATGTTGTCTTGTCGAATATACCGGAATAATTCCTGCCTATTGTTAATATCCAGGAACACAAGTACTACAAATGACGCCAAATCAATGCAAACACCGAATCCTACCAAAATCAACAGTGACATGGTTGGACCCCCTGATCCTGTGTCGAATTTACGAAAGGTTATTTACAAACAGCCTGCGAATGAGTCtgaattagaaaaaaggtaCAGGGAGCTTCGGATGGAAGTACAGAAATGGAACCACAACTTTTGGACGCAACATAATTCAAGATTCTTTcag GAAAGAGAAAATTACCTCAAAAAGAACCTACCTGAAGGAAAACAGAACTTGACAGCTGATGAAATGAGCGTCTTCTACAAAGCTTTCCTGGACAAGAACTGGAAAACGCACATTAGTTATAACATAGAGTGGTACAAGAAAAATGTCACTCTGCTATCCTTAGCCATACAAGTGAAACTTAGAAGATTATTTAGATTAAAAAGCAATAAGtag
- the LOC133521076 gene encoding DNA oxidative demethylase ALKBH2-like, whose translation MNSLPEIDTTSIQWKTIRKEGLDLDYAVAIPRSIANNILRELEKTLEYFKGDLAKITVFGKEYPLPRQQVAYGDPGITYKYSGKTIPALPWPAPVLALRNFLESIKGIKYDFVLVNKYRNGNDHMGEHRDNEPELDHTYPIASMSFGQERPFVLKHKDARKPGPDKKQIASVKIDLEHGSILFMNPPTNDIWYHSLPTRKKLLGVRINLTFRKMRIK comes from the exons ATGAATTCGTTACCCGAAATTGACACTACTTCGATTCAATGGAAAACAATACGCAAAGAAGGGCTGGATTTAGATTACGCTGTAGCCATACCTAGAAGCATTGCTAACAATATCTTAAGGGAACTAGAAAAAACTTTGGAATATTTTAAGGGGGATCTGGCAAAAATAAC GGTTTTTGGCAAAGAGTATCCTCTGCCACGCCAGCAAGTAGCATATGGTGATCCAGGAATAACTTACAAATATTCTGGCAAAACTATACCAGCTTTGCCGTGGCCCGCACCCGTTTTAGCATTGCGAAATTTCCTCGAAAGTATAAAAGGAATTAAATACGACTTCGTCCTAGTAAACAA GTACAGGAATGGCAACGACCACATGGGCGAACACAGAGACAATGAACCTGAATTAGACCACACATACCCCATCGCTTCCATGTCGTTCGGTCAAGAGCGACCTTTTGTTCTAAAACACAAAGATGCGAGAAAACCAGGCCCAGATAAAAAGCAGATAGCGTCAG TTAAAATTGACCTGGAACATGGAAGTATATTGTTCATGAATCCGCCTACGAACGATATTTGGTACCATTCTTTACCAACGAGGAAAAAGTTGCTAGGCGTTAGAATTAACTTAACATTTCGCAAAATgcgaattaaataa